Proteins from a genomic interval of Benincasa hispida cultivar B227 chromosome 7, ASM972705v1, whole genome shotgun sequence:
- the LOC120081969 gene encoding zinc finger protein BRUTUS-like isoform X2: MCKCLSKIIPEQKLLQKIIFSWMEGARKARANQSSYDDSLEFQCLGFQVHDLICMPEKGNDTSESTRIGKRKYVEQSNFTYSTVSDACPINEILHWHNAIKKELNSIAEAARDLNFSEFSELSALKERLQFIAEVCIFHCIAEDKVIFPAVDAELSFADQHAEEEIQFDKLRILIESIQADQAKYSSAEINKKLSSHADQIIKTIQKHFHDEEMHVLPLARKHFGPQRQRELLYHSLCIMPLKWIERVLPWLVETLNEEEARSFLQNMQMAAPVSDHALVTLFSGWACKGHPRSICFSASAIDRCPERILTGDEESCSSFCSASAKHSCNLATECARSSKGGNAVCNGDLNGCLPSKNPSKKLHLTRVKQSPCVPGLGVDHDNNLGMRSMAAAKSLRSLCFRLYAPSLNSSLFSLETDPISRGSGSKSRPIDNIFKFHKAISKDLEYLDNESVNLGACNDTFFRQFCGRFYLLWGLYKAHSNAEDDIVFPALESKEALHNVSHSYTLDHKQEEELFEGISSALSKLTDIRRDLKGKKKCNASSGMESHTSDCCDTVRMNIELATKLQGMCRSIRVTLGQHIFREESELLPLFHTYFSVEEQDKIVGRIIGTTGAEVLQSMLPWVTSALTQDEQNKMMDTLKQATRNTMFSDWLNEWWEGPATSPHHVESVIHLSGGSDSHDICDQQNDSVFKPGWKEIFRMNENELESEIRKVAQDSTIDPRRKDYLIQNLMTSRWIASQQMLPQATTGETSDARDLIASTPSFRDPEEQICGCEHYKRNCKLLATCCGKLFTCSFCHDKVSDHSMDRKASTEMMCMRCLKVQPIGSVCTTPSCGGLSMAKYYCGICKVFDDEREVYHCPFCNLCRLGKGLGTDFFHCMTCNCCLAMKLVDHKCQERGLETNCPICCDFLFTSSESVRALPCGHFMHSACFQAYTCSHYICPICSKSLGDMTVYFGMLDALLALEVLPEEYRERCQDILCNDCSKKGKARFHWLYHKCGSCGSYNTKVIKISSSSCLTMN; the protein is encoded by the exons ATGTGCAAATGCTTGAGCAAAATTATCCCTGAGCAAAAGCTTCTTCAGAAG ATAATATTTTCCTGGATGGAGGGTGCAAGAAAGGCTCGTGCCAACCAAAGTTCGTATGACGACAGTTTAGAGTTTCAATGTCTAGGCTTTCAGGTCCATGATCTTATATGTATGCCAGAGAAGGGGAATGACACTTCTGAATCAACGAGAATTGGTAAAAGGAAATACGTGGAGCAAAGTAATTTTACCTATTCTACTGTTTCAGATGCTTGCCCCATCAATGAAATATTACATTGGCATAATGCtataaaaaaagaactaaataGCATCGCTGAGGCAGCTAGGGACCTAAATTTTTCTGAATTTTCTGAGTTGTCTGCACTTAAGGAGAGGCTGCAGTTTATTGCAGAAGTCTGCATCTTCCACTG CATTGCTGAGGATAAAGTTATATTCCCTGCTGTAGATGCTGAACTATCTTTTGCCGATCAGCATGCAGAAGAAGAGATTCAATTTGATAAGCTTAGGATCTTGATAGAAAGTATCCAAGCTGATCAAGCTAAATATTCTTCTgctgaaattaataaaaagttaagTTCTCATGCCGATCAAATTATCAAGACCATCCAGAAGCACTTCCATGATGAGGAAATGCAT GTTCTTCCACTTGCTCGCAAGCATTTTGGACCCCAAAGGCAGCGAGAACTTCTGTATCACAGCTTATGCATAATGCCCCTGAAATGGATAGAACGAGTTTTACCTTGGTTAGTAGAAACACTTAATGAAGAAGAAGCAAGATCTTTTCTTCAGAATATGCAAATGGCAG CTCCAGTGTCGGATCATGCACTCGTTACACTATTTTCTGGTTGGGCATGCAAAGGCCATCCCAGGAGCATTTGTTTTTCTGCAAGTGCTATCGACCGTTGTCCTGAACGGATATTGACTGGAGATGAAGAATCATGCTCCTCCTTTTGTTCTGCCAGTGCAAAACATTCATGCAATCTGGCAACTGAGTGTGCCAGGTCATCCAAGGGTGGGAACGCAGTATGTAATGGAGACTTAAATGGCTGTCTTCCTTCGAAAAACCCAAGCAAAAAACTTCACTTGACTCGTGTAAAACAATCTCCTTGTGTCCCTGGGTTAGGAGTGGATCATGACAATAATTTAGGAATGAGATCTATGGCAGCAGCGAAATCACTGCGTTCTTTGTGTTTTCGTCTCTATGCTCCTTCTCTCAACTCCAGTCTTTTTAGTCTGGAAACTGATCCAATCTCTCGTGGCAGTGGTTCTAAGTCCCGACCTAttgataacatatttaaatttcataaagcAATAAGCAAAGACTTGGAGTATTTGGATAATGAATCTGTAAATCTTGGTGCTTGCAATGATACTTTCTTTAGGCAATTTTGCGGTAGGTTTTATCTGTTGTGGGGCCTATATAAAGCTCATAGTAATGCAGAAGATGATATAGTATTTCCGGCATTGGAATCAAAAGAAGCTCTTCATAATGTGAGCCACTCTTATACATTAGACCACAAACAGGAGGAAGAGCTATTTGAAGGTATTTCTAGTGCACTTTCTAAGCTGACAGACATTCGCAGAGACttgaaagggaagaaaaagtGTAACGCTTCAAGTGGGATGGAGTCTCATACCTCTGATTGTTGTGATACTGTGAGAATGAATATTGAGCTGGCAACAAAGCTCCAGGGCATGTGCCGATCAATTAGAGTAACACTTGGTCAACATATTTTCCGTGAGGAATCAGAATTGTTGCCGTTGTTCCATACATATTTTTCTGTGGAAGAACAGGATAAAATTGTTGGTAGAATAATTGGTACTACAGGTGCTGAGGTCCTTCAATCAATGTTGCCTTGGGTAACTTCTGCACTTACACAGGACGAGCAAAATAAGATGATGGATACATTGAAGCAGGCAACCAGAAACACAATGTTTAGTGACTGGCTAAATGAATGGTGGGAAGGACCTGCTACATCTCCACATCATGTGGAATCTGTCATTCATTTATCTGGAG GTTCTGATTCCCATGACATCTGTGACCAACAAAATGATTCGGTTTTCAAGCCGGGATGGAAAGAGATTTTTAGGATGAACGAAAATGAACTTGAATCAGAAATACGAAAGGTTGCCCAGGATTCAACCATTGACCCTAGGAGAAAAGATTATCTTATTCAGAACTTGATGACCAG TCGCTGGATAGCTTCTCAGCAAATGCTACCCCAAGCTACTACAGGCGAAACCTCAGATGCAAGAGATCTGATTGCAAGTACCCCATCATTTCGTGATCCTGAGGAACAAATTTGTGGGTGTGAGCATTATAAAAGAAATTGTAAACTGCTTGCAACGTGTTGTGGCAAGTTGTTTACTTGTAGTTTCTGTCATGATAAAGTCAGTGATCATTCAATGGACAG GAAGGCTTCAACTGAAATGATGTGTATGCGCTGCCTCAAAGTTCAGCCTATTGGATCTGTTTGCACAACACCATCTTGTGGTGGTCTCTCCATGGCAAAGTACTACTGCGGTATCTGCAAAGTATTTGACGATGAAAG GGAAGTCTATCATTGTCCTTTCTGCAACTTATGTCGTCTAGGGAAGGGACTTGGTACTGATTTTTTCCATTGTATGACATGCAACTGTTGTTTGGCAATGAAGTTGGTTGATCACAAGTGCCAAGAGAGGGGCCTAGAAACAAATTGCCCAATCTGCTGTGATTTTTTGTTCACATCTAGTGAAAGTGTTAGAGCTCTCCCTTGTGGCCATTTCATGCATTCAGCTTGTTTCCAG GCTTACACTTGTAGCCACTACATATGTCCAATATGTAGCAAGTCCTTGGGAGATATGACG GTATACTTTGGAATGCTTGACGCTTTACTGGCCTTGGAGGTACTTCCTGAAGAATACAGGGAACGCTGTCAG GATATATTGTGCAACGACTGCTCCAAGAAAGGGAAAGCGCGCTTCCACTGGCTCTACCATAAATGTGGAAGTTGTGGATCTTACAATACCAAGGTGATTAAGATTAGCTCAAGTTCCTGCTTAACAATGAATTAG